Within the Populus trichocarpa isolate Nisqually-1 chromosome 14, P.trichocarpa_v4.1, whole genome shotgun sequence genome, the region GAGCTGCAATCCCTTGGCCAGAACAGTATTAGCAGCTGGCTGCAGATTATCGTCTAAATCTCCTATCTTGTCACTGCTCATATCCCCATTCATGCAGGCAGTTTCTGCCATTGCAATTTCAGGAAAAAATGGCATAAACAAGCCAATAGTTTTCTCATCCATGAGTGAAATATCCATGGACATGGAGTTATCGTTAGCAGCCTGAATGCGGTTAGAATCATTGAAGAAGTAGGATTCATGGCTGGAAGAAGGAAGAAATACACCACTGCTACAATTACTGTTATTACCACTTTCTTGAGAATCAAAATGCAAATTGGGGTTGAGAGCGTTCCAAGAATAAAACAAACTCTCATTCCCAGCCATGCTCACGTTGGCTTCAGGTGTAGGGAAGAAAGCTGCAGGTGGGATTGTAAATTGCAATCCTTCGTCATTCTCCTGCGGAAAAGAACACTGACCAAGTAATTCCGGGGTGAAATCAGGCTCTTCCATGGAGAACATTCTGCTGAAGTCCCATTCACCATCAGGAAAATCTCCCATGGTCTGCATATTCATTTTACACTTGGAAGCTGTGGAgaaattaagagagagagaggctctTATCTTTCTTTGGTGATGCTACTAATTAATTGAACCTTGATTTCGCTTGAGACAACCAAAACgttagagacatatttatactAGTGCACCTTCAAAGAACGTCACTAGCAAGGATTGACTTCATCTTGTAtataaaacttcaaaattcCTAATGATTACTCTGGTGTAGGTCCTAATTCTGTTAACTGAACTCAGGAGTCCGTTGTGGGGCCAATACCAGGCAAAGTACAACTAAGCTGGGACCAAGTTCATGCAATGATGGATTAAAATAACAGAGAGGATTCAATGGACTTTCAAGCAACTTATATCTCATAAACTGAGATTAGGATGACAAAGAGGGTCTAAGGACAATCATTGAGAGGGTGATACCAAACTGTCATTAATTACTCACTAAATGATAAGTGTAATTAGGCAGAGAATTAATGAAAATGAGAATGAGAGCATGCGTTTTGAGTACTTGAAAATGTCAGAACGTGGGGTTGTCTTCTACTCATCTTGAAtataataaagagagagaattcTGGTGGAGAATAAACAAAACGCGGCCGAAGGACGGCTTGATCGTGGAGATGACTGTGACATTGCTATAAAAACACGCAAAACCCGACACGTTAACCTTTGAA harbors:
- the LOC7497331 gene encoding transcription factor RSL2, translated to MNMQTMGDFPDGEWDFSRMFSMEEPDFTPELLGQCSFPQENDEGLQFTIPPAAFFPTPEANVSMAGNESLFYSWNALNPNLHFDSQESGNNSNCSSGVFLPSSSHESYFFNDSNRIQAANDNSMSMDISLMDEKTIGLFMPFFPEIAMAETACMNGDMSSDKIGDLDDNLQPAANTVLAKGLQLKRKLDVPESNTLDDMKKKPRITRNVQKSKKSVQSKKNQRSTPKISNEEEESNAGPDGQSSSSCSSEDDNASKDSDSKVSEVLSSSGKTRASRGAATDPQSLYARKRRERINERLKILQHIVPNGTKVDISTMLEEAVHYVKFLQLQIKLLSSDDLWMYAPLAYSGIDIGLDQKLSMLL